TCTGCCACTCTGCTTACACAAATGTTTACATACGTGTCTCATATGGTGGTTGACTGGCTAATATATCCAAATAACAAAGATGGTGTGTTTCTACGCATTGCTTTACATTAAAAGTGTCTGCAATGCAACAGATTagcaaatacaatacaacaatgccagtaaaagctgaacttttagaaaagacacaaaataatacagatctgtatttttatatggcAATAAAGCAGTTTAAGGAcctgacttggtatcagccttttgcacAGCACAGCTTGGAGAAAGAAGTAGCATGTGCTGCTTTAACTTTAGCTGTCCAGTAACAGACTAAAATAGGGATAAGACTGGTAAGTGTTACTTTACACCTGCAAAGAGAAATGATGTCACTTACGATTGCAGGAAGGTCTGTGCTGGGTAAGACTTAgcactgaatggacagaaatgcaaatcattGGTCAAGCAAAGTACACATGCGTTTTACATACTTCAATGCATTCCATCTGTGTATTGAGTTGTTTAAAGACTCATACAGATGTtggatgattgtcgctggaaatgatcttatGTGATCTTTCCTgtggcagatgaatgaatgagtgctttacacacagagccattctgttctatggagaaggaagggaaagatgagtgagcagcaccctgttgtgctctcctctGTTGGAAAATTCAGTGGTCATTCCCACCTATCTCTGGTAACAATCATCtcatgtgtgtacttagcttaacagatcatttaaattaaaaaaaaaaacttactttgaTCTTTTGTTCCAAACTCTATTGGCCACATAGAAAACAAGGACGAGGAAAAGGAAAACTGTCACTGCAATAAGGCCAGTGCCCCACTGAGGAATGGCCCTTGCCACCTTATTCACACCTGCAAGACAAACATTCACTGGCTTGTGAGGGATTCAAAGCAAACATGTGTGCAAGCTTTGTTAGGGCGATGCATCCAACCTCTTCTTTCATTCTGGCTctcattttctgcaaataaatgaTAATGGACTGACCAGGGGCAATCAGGCTGGGGTGGTCGAGGCTTCTAATGCATACTATGAGAAGTTCAGAATGTGCTGTGAAATCGAGTAAACGTTTTAATATATGGAAGAAACatgtacaactatgcaagactGAATGTCTAGTCCCCTGAACAAAAGTAACCCCTGCACCAGTGGCGGATGTAGCTAACAGtcatgggcccctgtgcagaactgatttgggccCCCATGGCTggggagggtctggggcccttgtgctgTGGCACATTTTGCACTTCCTTCCCTGCAAcacccagatttactgaaatCCCACAAACAAGCCAAAAGCTGGCCATGCCAGAGTAGGCAATACACGTAGATTTCTACGGGGCCATCTCCATAACTTCTCCTGTATCAGGAACTGCCCCAAAAAAGTCTACAGAGAGCAAATGAGCagacacaaaaattaaaattgtgcCAAATGAATATTCTGGCAGGTCATGGCTGCAAGATCTCAGGAAGTATTTGGGGTGGGTAAGGCATCTTAGGAGCCCAGATATGGTAGATGCATTagtttgatataatatatataatatatctctgTGGGAGCAGTGGTATTGTCCTAGGACAAGACTATAGGACACCTTCTGCTCTTTTCCATAACATAGAAGAATGGGTTCTGAAGTCTATACAATGGCATAATAAACATGAATTATTAGGGTTTGAAATCACTTTCATTCAAACACAGTGTATGTACAATAGGTGAGTGCAGGGTACAAATTTGGGCACAGGAGAAACATTCTGCTGCAAATTGATGTCTGAGCCAATGCTCTTAGTCCTTCCATGCCCATCTCCCCCCGCCAGGTGTCTGAACACATAACCAGCACTGGAGGAAACCTTTAGCAGTATTTTCTCCAAGAAAGTACTTGTTTCAGTCCTTctgatattatatttaatatctgtatttatccGACCAAGCAAGGAACGAATAAAAATCAGCACACCGAAACCTCTATTCAGATATTTAGGGAAGTAGTTTGGAACAATGATGCCTTTGTTTGACTTTTTACACAAACTGTTCTCAGAAACTCCCACTATTTACAACACATTTCTTTACAGGATCGTTTTACAGATTAATACCGGAATATTCTCCTAGTTCAGGAAGATACATCACGAGAATCTGTTGATGGTCATATAATGAACAATATTTGATTTTAACTATATTCCTTCTTGGTAATAATCCTAAAGTGACCAATAAGCTGGCAGATGTCTAATCTGACTTTccaaaagtgcagaaaaataattCCTGAGAGATATTCGATGTATCATGATGACATCAGTGGTAAGCGTGGTATTCGGAGAAGATTAGGGCGATCAGTTGCTTTAACCATACCAGGCAGGACTATGAAGCAGGGTAAGTCATCCTGTCTGTAATAACCCATTGAAAGCTAGGAGTTGTTTTCCAAATCTGCAGGGAGGATCAgtcttttttggccaattttggTTTTGAAGAGCAACTGCACATTGGAAAACTATGTATGTTGTCATTGCTTGGTTCTAAAGTATACGGAGAACCTGGTTGAGGtcctgatcctctgcctttaataccttcttaACAGAGATGGTTTTAACCAAAATGGGACCCTGGTTAAATATGTAGAAGGGGCCCCAAATGTACAATATTTCAGTTCCTTGCTctcctgccattctgtcaattgggtcCCTCAAGAAAGTTGGGGCTCTGGGAAATTGCCAAGTTTGCCCTTATGCAGCTTATGGGTTCGGCTCATTGCGCTACATCATGCACTTCTGTTTTCAgcatgattgtttcaggtgtgtgactaaGGATTCTTTGAGATTTGCAGTCTAAAACCATGTGGTTAGATACTCCagggtgcacagcaaactgcagGTAAATGCATTTGCATGTTATGTCCTTGCATTTGCAGCACAGTGCATTctccagaagaggaaaagcaaccacacatCAAGAAGCAAAATGTTGCTTCCAAGAACCATGCTGTAACCCAACAGCAATACAAATGCAACCTTGTGCCAAAACATGCATAAAATGATTCCCAACTGCTCCGATTAGGGTGAATGGGAGTGCTCGGCAGTGCAGGTGAATGTGCTGTACTGTGTAGCAGTTTACTCTGAAAGAAAACTACTGAAGTCAAAAGATCAACTTTATATCCAGGCAATTatcattctttagaatgagttcggCAATGGAAGGTTAGACGATCATACAGTATAGGTCCACATTAAATTACAACCAAACTGGCAACATggaatcattttatatttcagattttaaaaaaaaatcctttactatAAGGAACACTGGTTACAAAGAACAAACAGATGCACATAAAACAATATGGATCTGGATGTCACTACTCTTCTGCTGTCATTGGTAAGCATTTGGTTGGCACTACTCTGGACAATGGCATGGGTAAAATGTTTTAGGGCCCCCGATTATTTTATTCTCTCCAATTGCAATGTAAGGATGTATATATGTTATGTGATTACAGTAATCCCATTTATGAAACAACTGCAATTTTTTGGGATATTGTTCCCTTTTcctctgtaatattttttctcatttggttcataatgtttacatatttagCACAAAATTCCatgtttttgaaaagtaaagCAAACAAGGTGTAGTCTAAAAACAACAGCACAATAAACTGCAGCtgcaatgaaagtaaaaaaaactgaacacattATACATAACTAGGACTTACCGGACTGGCAGGAAACTTGTCCCAGTGAGATGAGCAGGAGAAAGGGAAGCTTTAGAGACAGCATGGTGTCCCAGAGTGTAACGTTTCCTGTGTGGATATGAAAAGTATAATCACATCAATACAGAACTGGAGAACAAGGAAGAATTCCAGAGCAGTTAATAGTAAACCTGTCTGCGATTTGGAAACACCTTTTACCTCTGGGAGGGGCCTGGCTCCCATCTCAGTACAGAATTTGGCAATGACAGGTAATTGGAAATAATAGGCTGGATTAGCTTTTAGACTTTTGCAATTGCAAACCTGCTCAAACAATTGAGGTTACAACAGATCCCTTATTGTTAAATCTAAGTAGAGCCTTtgattttattactgtaatacagTCAGGTTGCATAAACATTTGGTAATCAGAAGGAAGGTGTAGggtgcagaaacaaaaaaagtgtgaTGTAGGAAAGTGTGGGGTGTTTGAACAGTTACAGTAGTAAATGTTCTCAGATACGTTTTTGTACTGTAAGGTAGTTATTGTCCCCAGGCAGCTTCCCCGGAAGTGGTGGCTAAAGATCAGGACtggttatgcaaaaagaaaagtgccaaaaacaaaaatattaatccagatttttttataatgaatacaaCAGTTTCCAAGGTTCTAGAGGGCCCATCTTCATCAGGGGTTGGTACTGTTAAACAAAATTTCCAGTGAATAATACCAAAAGCTTGGAATGCTTCTGGTTGTCTAACCAGCACCTGGAGCAACGATCTGACCACTTATCCCTCCAAAAACCTTTAATCccaatatttacatacacattccTGCTGCCATTAGAACAACACTGACCCCCACCCCAGCAAATTTAATACTACTAGTACATAGACATTAGGCTTTTGGAAGTTGTATGACTGAGTACCAGTAGTACAAAACACATCAAGGTGCCACCATGCCC
This portion of the Pyxicephalus adspersus chromosome 8, UCB_Pads_2.0, whole genome shotgun sequence genome encodes:
- the PDZK1IP1 gene encoding PDZK1-interacting protein 1; amino-acid sequence: MLSLKLPFLLLISLGQVSCQSGVNKVARAIPQWGTGLIAVTVFLFLVLVFYVANRVWNKRSNPNLESISMGKLDDGAIPNGSTGRYVTKSNDDNVRVEHAYDNPIQITDNELSTPM